Below is a genomic region from Acidobacteriota bacterium.
AACCAGGTGACCAATCCAGAGCAGGAATCACTGGCGGTGATTGATATTGGTGTCCAGCGCAACGGATATGGCCGGCAGCTCGATAGCTTTACCACGCACGTGTCAGTCCCAACACTTGGCGATGAACCAGTGGAACTGGTGTTTATCCGGGCACCGATTATCACGCACCTGGGTGAAGGCGTCGAAGTTCTGGTCGAGCACAATGGAAAGCCGGTGATGGTCCGCCAGGGCAATATTCTGGCGGCGACGTTTCATCCAGAACTGACCACTGATCCCCGCATTCATGCTCTGTTTGCTGAACAAATCCAACC
It encodes:
- the pdxT gene encoding pyridoxal 5'-phosphate synthase glutaminase subunit PdxT, whose product is MFGTCAGAILLANQVTNPEQESLAVIDIGVQRNGYGRQLDSFTTHVSVPTLGDEPVELVFIRAPIITHLGEGVEVLVEHNGKPVMVRQGNILAATFHPELTTDPRIHALFAEQIQPIVSQPA